AGGTCCATAGTAGGCGGTATCAGCAATTCCGGTCGATTTCAAAAAGTCTACTGCCTTGTTCGCGATATATCTTGGGCAACGGGAATATTTTTCTCTCGTGGCAGGTTCATAAACATCGCAAATAAGACTTATTGTTGGTGCTTTAACAAAAGGATCAACAAACATTGTTGCAGGATCAGGAAGGATAAGCATGTCCGATTCATTGATCCTCTTCCACCCTCTCAAAGAAGAGCCATCGAATCCGAAACCGTTATCAAATGACTTCGCGTCAAACTCCTGTATCGGGATGGTGACATGCTGCCACTGTCCGGGGAAATCCATAAATTTAAGATCCACAAACTCAATGTGGTTATCCTTCGCAAATGAAAGGATATTTTCGATCTGAGATGATCTGTCGCTCATATAAAATGTACCTTATTAATTGGGAAAAAATGAATGATTACAAGTTTATTTTTGTGGTTTCTTTTAGAGTCGATAAAACAAAGGAAGTGCGGGTCGAGAGCACTCCGGGCCACTGCTGAATCTCTGCAAGCAGTTTTTCCAATGATTCGGAATTTTTTACAACAGCTTTCAGGATATGGCTTCCCTCTCCGAGTATCGAATGACATTCGAGTATATTGTTGTGCTTCGAGGCATTTTCGATCAAGTGGCTGTACTGGGATGATGATTCCGAGATTACCGTAATAAATACCATTATGTCGTAGCCGAATTTCTTCCGGTCTATCTTGGTGTAGTATCCCTGAATTATCCCTTTATCCTCCAGTTTGTGAAGGCGGTCACTTATTGATGGAATGGACATCCCAAAAACCTCGGCGAGCTGGCTCCGACTCGTCTTTGCATTGTCCTGAAGGATGTTCAGAGCCTTAATATCTATTTCGTCAAGCATGTTCAATAATCATTTAGTAAAATAAATTTTCATATCCTTAAATATAAAGGATGATTTACCTATTTACCAAATAATTTTAGGTATAAAGTGAAAAATGTTTAAATAATTTTAACAAATCTGATCAAAAGACCAAACACTCTGGTACTCAAGTATTTCTCAGGTTCTTGCAATCCCAAATGGTGTGAAAGCTTTTCCCTCTCTCTTTACCTGTTCAAAGAGATCCAGGTTTTCCTGTGGGCGGGGCTGGAGTTTGTGATCGAGGTGGTATTGCACAGCGATGTGATTTAATGATTTGACCTTTATCCCCAAAAGTTCGAGCCGGTATTGGATGTCCGAGTCTTCACCTACAGATGCGGCCTCGTAGCGCTCGTCAAATCCATTCACTCGAAGAAGGTCTTCCCGGCTGAGACCAAAGTTGCAGCCGACAATTCCCCTTTTCTTCTTGTTAAAGAATTTAAGAATCGACCTGTTTTCAGAATAAAAACCTTTCTCGACATCGAAAGAGTCTCCAAAAAGTCCGTCGAGTACTACCTTACCGAAATTACTTTCAAGCCAGCCCGCTTTAACATTTTCGGGCGTCAGTTGCCTTGTAATCTTTTCTGAAAGATTAACCCTTCTTCCCGTTAAAGCGACACCATCTGATCTGTGGTTGAGATAACCCGATACAAATTTAGAATGTGGAATACAATCGCCATCCACAAAGATTATATAGTCTGATCTGGCTGCAGAAATCGATTTGTTGAGTATTTTATTTTTTCGAAACCCTATGTCGGGATGCCACAGATGAAGCAGAGGGAAAGAAGTGTTACCTCCCAGTTTTTCTACTTGTGCAACCACTTCTGCGGGGGAACCATCGTCGGCAATTATTACTTCAAAGTCTTTGTTGTCCTGCCTCTCAAAACCGGCAAGCACCAGCTCGAGATATTTCAGATTTTTGTAAAAAGAGATAATTACCGACGATGATATTTTCAACTATTTTAATCCTTTTACAGCACTTTTATGAATCATGTAACTCATCATTTTCAGTTTCACATAGTCTTCCCTGTACATCATGTAACCGGGATTTGGCGAGTTGAATGAGCCGGCAGCAGATTCCCTGATCAGGAACCAGGTGTATCCGTCTTTCTCGGTGGAACCGACACAATGAATACCATGATCATCGGTGGTCTGTCCATTCAGAAAACGGAAAATTTTCGAATCTTCGTTAATATCAGCAGGTTTAATATCAAAATCGGGGATTATTCCCACTCCCTCAAATCCGTTTATTCCCGGTTCTGATACATCACCTGCGAGTGCAACTGTATAGCCTTTTTTAACGGCATCTTTCAGAGTTTGCATAAATTCATCGAGGGGAATGTTGTAGTAGTCGCTGTTCCTCCACCAGTTGTCGGGTACATCATAAATAATATAGGAACCATAAGGCTGGTTTTTTACAGAAATAAGAGCGACATAATCATCAGGATTGATTTGGAGATAATTCTTTAGAAAGGTTTCGGGAGTGTAGCTTTTCCCTTCATATTCAAATTTGTCAGGAGGAGTCCCCATATATTTATTGAGAATCGCTTTGACATTGTTTTCGATAAACCCTTCCGCAAAAGTATTGTTTTCCTTTGCTTTGGTCAGGAATGCATAAAATTCTTCAAACAGTTTTTGATGATCAATGAATTTTTGTCCCGGCAACATACCCGAATAAGCCGAATACGGGACTGCACCATATTTTTTGAAATTCTTCTGAACAGCATTCCCCTGTGAGCCCTCTCCCAATGCAGAGTTGCCTCTCTCCTGTGCATAGCGGAGAGCTTTTTCCACATATTCCCAATAAACAGTATAGAGTTCAGAAATCTGCACTTCTTTACCTGTCAGCCGTTTTACTTCCGATTCAAAAAAGGATGTGGTTGAGAAACACCAGCAGGTACCGGTCCTTCCCTGAGACTCGGGCTTGTTATGCCAAGCATACTTAAAGTCTGCGGGGCCCGAAGGTTTACTAATTCCGGAAAAATCAGCTTTCCAAGCCGGTTTTTTGAGTTTAGGATTAACCGACTCAAGCCAGGTATCTATTCCCTTTTGAATCGTATCCCAATAACCCCCTTTGGATTCATAAAAAGTAACTTTTGTGGAATTGTTTTGTGCGAAACTTGAAGAAACACAACACAAAATTGCTGCTGCAAAAACGAAAAACTTTTTCATCTGTTTACTGCCATAATAATTGAAAATTATACCCAAAAATAACGATATTTTAAATAAAAAAAGCCGGACCCGCTTCCGGATCCGGCTTCAACCATCATCAATAAGGGGATTATCTTCCTATCTCATCCAATTTTGCTTTTTTAGCAAGAAGTTCTTCTTCACTTTCCTGTCTGTCAGGATCAGGAACGATTGCATCGGATGGGCAAGCAGGAATACATTGTGGTTCATCGTGGAAACCAACGCATTCGGTACATTTATCAAAAGCGATATATGTGTGATCATCACTAAGAGCAGGATGGGATTCGCCACCGAGGTTCCATTCGTCGCCTGCTGCATATATTGCGTTATTTGGACATTCAACTTCACATGCCTGGCATGATATGCAATCGTCAGTAATTAAAACTGCCATGATACAATTCCTTTAGTTAATTTTATTTGTTCGTGTGTGTTTAATAATCAATCCAAAACCAGTCGCAATAAATTAAGCAAGTTTCGTGCCAAAGGTGACGAATAGATTCAATCAGTCCTGATTTATCGGATAATGCAGGTTTTTGCTACGGAAATTTGTATAAAAAGAAAAAACAGGAACTGTTTTGCGCTCCTGTTTTTTCAAAATGTAGAATAATTCCCAAAAATAAAAACCGATTTTCTCGTTTTTTATAATCTGAGAGAAATCCCGCCTGTGATATTTCTGCCGGGCTCGATCAGTCCAAGTTGATATACTCTGTAGTGATCAAAGAGATTGTTCACCCTGAAAAAGATATCAGCCGAATAACCTGCCGTGACTAAAGCATACGAGAGCCTGATGTTGAAGACTGCAGAACCTGCAATTTCAAGTTTCTCCGCAGGTTTTGCAGGATTTGTTTCAACCTGTTTGCCGGTGAACTCTGATTCCAGTGTTATACCGCCTCTATGAAATGGCTTTACATTGATGTTTATGCCACCTAGCAATTCAGGTTTGTTGTCAATTTTATCCTCATTTACGCCATCAGCCTTACCGGTAG
This genomic window from Ignavibacteria bacterium contains:
- a CDS encoding Lrp/AsnC family transcriptional regulator, encoding MLDEIDIKALNILQDNAKTSRSQLAEVFGMSIPSISDRLHKLEDKGIIQGYYTKIDRKKFGYDIMVFITVISESSSQYSHLIENASKHNNILECHSILGEGSHILKAVVKNSESLEKLLAEIQQWPGVLSTRTSFVLSTLKETTKINL
- a CDS encoding glycosyltransferase; this translates as MSSSVIISFYKNLKYLELVLAGFERQDNKDFEVIIADDGSPAEVVAQVEKLGGNTSFPLLHLWHPDIGFRKNKILNKSISAARSDYIIFVDGDCIPHSKFVSGYLNHRSDGVALTGRRVNLSEKITRQLTPENVKAGWLESNFGKVVLDGLFGDSFDVEKGFYSENRSILKFFNKKKRGIVGCNFGLSREDLLRVNGFDERYEAASVGEDSDIQYRLELLGIKVKSLNHIAVQYHLDHKLQPRPQENLDLFEQVKREGKAFTPFGIART
- a CDS encoding peptidase C1, with the protein product MKKFFVFAAAILCCVSSSFAQNNSTKVTFYESKGGYWDTIQKGIDTWLESVNPKLKKPAWKADFSGISKPSGPADFKYAWHNKPESQGRTGTCWCFSTTSFFESEVKRLTGKEVQISELYTVYWEYVEKALRYAQERGNSALGEGSQGNAVQKNFKKYGAVPYSAYSGMLPGQKFIDHQKLFEEFYAFLTKAKENNTFAEGFIENNVKAILNKYMGTPPDKFEYEGKSYTPETFLKNYLQINPDDYVALISVKNQPYGSYIIYDVPDNWWRNSDYYNIPLDEFMQTLKDAVKKGYTVALAGDVSEPGINGFEGVGIIPDFDIKPADINEDSKIFRFLNGQTTDDHGIHCVGSTEKDGYTWFLIRESAAGSFNSPNPGYMMYREDYVKLKMMSYMIHKSAVKGLK
- a CDS encoding 4Fe-4S dicluster domain-containing protein; this translates as MAVLITDDCISCQACEVECPNNAIYAAGDEWNLGGESHPALSDDHTYIAFDKCTECVGFHDEPQCIPACPSDAIVPDPDRQESEEELLAKKAKLDEIGR